CGAGCACCAAGGCGCCGAGAAAGCTCCAGAGCACGAAGGGGAGCGGATAGCTGAAGATCGTCTCCGGGTAGAAGTATTCGATCTTCAGCGGCCAGAGGTAGCTGAAGTAGAAGTCCCGCCCCGAGAGGAGGCGCATCCACGCTGGAATAAGGAACGCGAGCAGTAGCTGCACCAGCATGATCACGGTGGTGCGGATCACCTGGTAGCGGCTGCGCCGGTTGCGACGGATGAAGAGCGCCCCCCCGAGGAGCACAGCCACGGTGTAGAGGATGCCGTAGAGCGACCACTTGTCGCCGCGCGGCCAGACCGCACGTCCGACCGGGTCGAGCCAGCTCGTGAAATAGAGCACGAGGTAGAAGGCGAAGAGCCCCGCCGAGAGGAGCCACGCCGGGAGGCCGCGGTCACGCACGCGAGGTCCCCTCGGGAAAGGGGGGGCGACGGAACTCCTCGTCGAAGCGGGCCTCCTCGAGGTGCTCGAGGACCCAGGGGAGCGGCCGGCGCTCGCGGATCCAGCGCATGAGGAGCGCGGCGTTCCAGCGGGCTCCGAGCAGGCTGAACCCGAGGACCTGCTGGTTCTCGAGGTACGCGATGCGCGCCGAGGCGCGGGTGCGGGGCGAGCGGACGACGTGCTCGCGCAGGGCGAGCTCGGCCACGGTACGGGGCGCGGTCGCGCGGCCGAGGAGCTCCGCGGCCGGTGGATACGGAGCGTGAGGGAACCAGCCCACCGTCAGGTAGTCGCAGAACAGAAACTGCGCGCTGCCGTACGGGACCCCCGGATCGTACGGCGCGTCGAGACCGGCCAGGACGCGACCGACGGCTTCGCCCTGCCGCTGCGCCGTGTACCAGAGCTTCTGGACCAGCGTCCGCCCGTCGGGCTCGAGGGCAATCTCGGCGCAATCGCCTGCCGCGTAGACCTCGGGGACGGAGGTGCGCAGGGTGCGGTCCACCAGGATCCCCTGCCCACAGGGAAGGCCGGCGGCCTGAGCGAGCGCGATGCGCGGCCGGACCCCCGTGGCGAGGCCCACGAGCTGACAGGGAAGGCGACGCCCCGCGCGGGTCACGAGCTCGCGCACCTGCCCCCGGTCGTCGCCGAGCAGCTCCTCGGGGAGGTCCTCGAGCAGCAGCTCGACGCCGTGCTCGCGCAGGAGCGTGTGCACGAGCCCGGCCTCATCGCGCGAGAGGACGAGGTCCCAGTACCACGGCTCGCGGATGAGGTAGGTCACGGCCACCCGGTCGTGAAGGAGCAGCTCCACGAGCTCGATGCCGATGAGGCCGCCCCCCACCACGACGGCGCGCTCGACGCGGGGCCGGAGGGCCTCGAGCGCGGCGAGGTCCGACAGCGTGCAGAAATGCTGCACACCCGAGAGCTCCTGTCCGGGCCAGCCGAAGCGGGCGGGCTCGGCCCCCGTGGCGAGGAGCAGGCGGTCGTAGCTCCGCGTCGCACCGCTCTCGAGCGTGACCGTCCGGCGCGCCACGTCGAGCGCGACGACCCGGTCGTGGACCAGCTCGAGGCGCTCCTCGCGCCAGAGGCGGCGCTCGAAGGGCTCGAGCGCGGCGCGAGAGAGCTGCCGCATGTAGACCCACATCAGGGCGGTGCGGGCGTAGAAGTACGGCGACTCGTCGCTGATGACGGTGATCTCGGCGTCCTGCCGCAGGGCGCGGACGGTGCGGGCCGCGGTGATGCCCGCCACGCCGTTACCGATCACGATGAGCCGCAAAGGTTGCACGCCACGCCTCCCGTAGACCCGTTCAGCAGCGCACGCGCCGCGCGCCCTCGTCGGCGAGCCGGGAGACCCAGCCGCGGTAGGAACGCCCCGCGCGGTCGAGGGCCGCCCCCATCGCGGCGAGCACGTTCTCGGCCTGCGTGAGGTCGGAGCAGAGCGAAAAGAGCGTCGGCCCGGCGCCGGAGATACTCGCGCCGAGCGCCCCGGCGCCGAGGGCTGCGGCCTTCACCTCGGCGAAGCCGGGAATGAGGTGGGCGCGCCGCGGCTCGGCGATGACGTCTACGATCGCGCCCCGCAGGAGCTCGGCGTCGGAAACGGCCAGGCCGTAGACGAGCTGCGCGAGGTGTGCGCTGTTCGCGACCACCTCGCCGAGGGGGATCGCGGCGGGGATGACCTGTCGCGCGACGCGGGTCTCGAGCTCCTGCGCGGGGGTCACGAGCGCCAGGGCCAGCTTCAAGCCGGTGCGAAGGCGCACCGCGTGACCGTCGGGGCGCACGAGCACCACGCCGCCGAGGAGCGCGGCGGCCACGTTGTCAGCATGGGCCGAGCCGCAGGCCACGCGCTCCGCCTCGGCGCAGGCCGGGATGAGCGCCGCCGGGGAGAGGGGCGAGCCGGCGAGGAGGTTCACCGCCGTGGCGGCTGCCGCGGCGGAGGCCCCCGAGGAGCCGAGCCCGCTTCCCACCGGCATCCCCTTGTGGAGCTCGAGCTCCACGCCGAAGGGCTCGCCGAGCAGCTCGAGCACCGCGCACGCTGCCACGACCGCGGTGTTCTGCGCCCCCTGCGGAGGGAGGCTGTGCCCCCCGCTCACCTGGCGGAGCACGACGTCCCGGTCCCCGTGCTTGCGCGCCCGCACGGTGTCCCCGGGCTGCTCGAGCGCGAGGCCGAGGACATCGAACCCCGGACCCACGTTGCCGACGGTGGCCGGGGCGAAGACGGAGAGCCAGTCGTTTTCGTGCATGGAAGGGATTGTAGCGTCGAGGAGAGCCGGTGGGAGTCCTTTCCTTCGGCGGGCGACCGTCGCGGGCGCTCCGTCGGAAAGGATGCCCGCTGGCGCGTGGTACGCGATTGAGGAATCATCTAGCGCATGGGCGAAGAACATCCACCGCGCGCGGAGGACCCGGCTAGCGCCGCTCCCTCGTCGGAGAAGGCCCCCGGCGTGACGACCACGGACGCCCCGGCCGCGCGGCCGGCGGAAGGCCCCGCGTCGGGCGGCCTGGCTACCCGGTTCAAGGTGCGAAAGGTCGTCGTGTCCGGCGTGGACGGCGGCGCCGAAGCCCCGCTCAAACCCTGCTGTGCGCACCACGCCGCGACGCCTGCGGCTCCTCCGGCGGTCATCCCCGAGGGGGCCACGGTCGAGTACACCTGCCCGATGCACCCCGAGGTCGTGCGTCCCGGCCCCGACGCCTGCCCGCTCTGTGGCATGGCGCTCGAGCCCAAGGTCATCACGCTCGAGGCGCCGCCGAACCCCGAGCTCGTCGACTTCCGCCGCCGGCTCGCGGTGGCCGTCCTCTTCACCGCGCCGCTCGTGGTCCTCGCGATGAGTCACCTCGTGCCCGCGCTCTCGCTCGGCTGGCTGGCCCACGGTTCGCGTCTCGGCCTCGTGCAGCTCGCGCTCGCCACGCCGGTCGTGCTCTGGGCCGGCTGGCCCTTCTTTGCCCGCGGCTGGGCCTCGCTCGTGAACCGCGCGCTGAACATGTTCACGCTGATCGCCCTCGGAACCGGGGTTTCGTACCTGCACAGCGTGCTGGCCGTGCTCGCGCCGCAGCTCTTTCCGCCGGCCTTCCGCGACGCCCACGGCCGCGTCGGCCTCTACTTCGAGGCGGCGGCGACCATCACCACCCTCGTGCTGCTCGGCCAGGTGCTCGAGCTGAAGGCGCGCGAGCGAGCCGGCAACGCCATCCGGGCGCTGCTCAAGCTCACCCCTCCGACGGCCCGCGTCCTCGGCGACGACGGCGAGGAGCGGGACCTTCCGCTGGCCGAGGTGCACGTGCGCCAGCGGCTGCGCGTCCGTCCGGGGGAGAAGGTCCCCGTGGACGGCGTGGTCCTCTCGGGGCAGAGCGCCATCGACGAGGCGCTGCTCACCGGTGAGCCGATCCCCGTCGAGAAGGGGCCCGGCGACAGCGTGACGGCCGGGACCCTCAACGGCGCGGGCACCTTCGTCATGCGCGCCGACCGCGTGGGGCGCGACACGCTGCTCGCGCAAATCGTGCGCCTCGTGGCCGAGGCCCAGCGGAGCCGCGCGCCGGTGCAGCGCCTCGCCGACCGCGTGGCGGCCTACTTCGTGCCGGCGGTGATGCTCGCCTCGGTGGCCACCTTCGCCGTCTGGGCCAGCGTCGGGCCCGCGCCACGCCTGGCCCACGCGCTCGTCAGCGCCGTAGCGGTGCTCCTCGTGGCCTGCCCCTGCGCCCTCGGGCTCGCCACTCCCATGTCGATCATGGTCGCCGCGGGCCGCGGCGCCTCGGCGGGCGTGCTGATCAAGGACGCTGCTGCGCTCGAGCACCTCGCACGCGTGGACACGCTCGTCCTCGACAAGACGGGGACGCTCACCGAGGGGCGGCCTCGCCTCGCGAGCGCGCTCCCTCTCTCCTCGCTGCCGGCGGCGGAGCTCCTGGCCTGGGCCGGCGCGCTCGAGCTCGGCAGCGAGCATCCTCTCGCCTCCGCGGTGGTGGATGCGGCCAAGGCGCAGGGGGTCCCACTGGCGGAGCTCGCCTCCTTCGAAGCGCGACACGGGCGCGGCATCGTGGGCACGGTGAAGGGGCGGCGCGTGGCCGTCGGCAACCCCGCGCTCCTGGCAGAGCTCTCGCTCGACCGGGACGCGGGGCGCTCGCAGGCCGAGGCGCTGCAGCAAGAGGGGCAGACGGTCCTGTGGGTGGCCCTCGACGACGCGGTGGTGGGCCTCCTCGGCGTGTCCGACCCGATCAAGAACGGCGCGCGCGAGGCGCTGGCCGAGCTCCGACGGGACGGGCTCGAGGTCGTGATGCTCACGGGCGATCAGGAGCTCGCGGCCAAGGCCGTGGCCGACCGCCTCGGCATCACCCGGGTGCACGCCGGGGTCCTCCCCGAGGAGAAGGCGGCTCACGTGCGCGCGCTCCGCGCCGCCGGACGCGTGGTGGCCATGGCCGGCGACGGCGTGAACGACGCGCCAGCGCTCGCCGCGGCCGACGTGGGGCTCGCGATGGCCACGGGCAGCGACGTGGCCCTCGAGAGCGCGGGGATCACGCTCCTGCGGGGAGACCTGCGCGCCATCGTGCGCGCGCGGCGCCTGAGCCAGGCGACCCTGCGCAACATCCGCCAGAACCTCTTCTGGGCCTTCTTCTACAACCTGGCGGGGGTGCCGCTCGCCGCGGGGGTGCTCTACCCGCTCTTCGGCTACAAGGCGCTGCTCAGCCCCATGGTGGCCAGCGCCGCCATGAGCTTCAGCTCCGTCTCGGTGATCGCGAACGCGCTCCGGCTGCGACGCACGAAGCTCTGAACACGGTCGCCTTGGCCGCGATCCATCCCGGCAGGCTGTGTCGCACCTCCGCTCCGGTGCTCACAGCGCCACAAGGCTGCTCCGCTCCGGTGCTCGGCGCTCCTTGCCTGCCGGGCGCCTCGCGACCGATGCGACCATGTTATTCGGCGGAACGACGTGCTTCTGCCCACTCGCCCCTATCGTCGGGCGATCTTCAGCACGTCTCCCAGCACCCCCGCCGCCGTCACCTCCGCCCCGGCCCCCGGCCCCCGGATGATGAGCGGGTGCGCGTCGTAGCGCCGGGTGCGAAAGACGAGGAGGTTGTCGGGACCCTGGAGCTGCCCGAGCGGCCCGAGCGCCGGGACGTTGCGTAGACCCACTGTGGCCCCGTCGGCCCCGATCGCGGCCACGTAGCGCAAGACCTCCCCGCGCGCGGCGGCCTCCTCCACCCGCGCGGCGAGGTGCGGCGCGTGCCGGCCGAGCGCCGGCGAGAGTCCGCCTTCCAGGCCCGGTACGAGCGGCTCGAGCTGGACCTGCTCCGGCTCGAGGAGGATCCCGGCGGCCCGCGCGATGATCAGCGCCTTGCGCGCCACGTCGCGACCGCTCAGGTCCTCGCGCGGGTCGGGCTCGGTGTAGCCGCCCTCGCGCGCCGACTCCACCGCGTCCACGAGCCGCGAGCCCTCCTGCAGCCGCGAGCAGAGAAAGCCGAGCGTCCCCGACAGACAGCCCGAGATGCTCAGCAGGCTGTCCCCCGTGTGCACGAGCTCCTGCAGCGTGTGCAGCACGGGCAGCCCCGCCCCGAAGGTCGTCTCGTAGCCGTACCTGACCCCCGCCTGGCGCGCCGCGCCCATCAGCCGCCGGTAGGCCGAGAGCGGGCCGGCGAGCGGCAGCTTGTTCGCCGTGACGACGTGCAGCCCCGCCGAGAGCGCCCGCGCGTGGAGCTCGGTCGTGTCGGCCGCCGTGAGGTCCACGAGGATCACGTCCGTGCACCGCCCCGAGACGATGGCCGCGAGGAGCTCCTCGTCGGTCGGTCGCGACTCCCCCTGCGCGAGCGAGGTCACCGCGACGGCGGGGTCGAGCCCCTGGTGATCGACGACCCAGCGGCCGCTGCTGGCGAGGCCCACGAGCCGCAGCTCGAGGCCGAGCTCGGCCTCGAGACTGCGCCGCGTCTCGGTCAGCAGCCCGAGGAAGGTCCGCCCGACGCGGCCCGCCCCGAGGACCACCAGGTTCGCCACCCGCGTCAGGCCGAAGGCCGTATGCGCCGCCCGCACCGCGCGCACCGCGTCGGGCTCGCGCACGGCCACGGAGATCGAGAGCTCGGAAGCCCCCTGCGCGATGGCCAGCACGTTGACCCCCACGTTGCCGAGCGCCGAGAAGAGCTTGCCCGAGACGCCCGGGGTCCCCGCCATCCCCTGGCCGATGACCGAGGTCACCGCCACGGGGCGATCCACGACCACGCGCTCGACGGCGCCGGAGGCGAGCTCCGCGGCGAAGCGCTGGGCGATGGCGCGCTCGAGGCGCTCGCAGTCTGCCGCCGGGACGACGAGCGAGACCGTCTGCTCCGACGAGGCCTGCGAGATCATCACCACGTTCACCGAGACGGCCTCGCTGGCCTCGAAGATGCGGCGCGCCACCCCCGGGACCCCGGCCATGCCGCGCCCGTCGAGCGTGACCAGCGCGAGGTCGTGGATCGAGGTCACCGTCTTCACCCCCGCCGGGGCGTCGGGGCTCGTCGGCCCCACGACCGTACCGGGCTCCGACGGCGCGAAGGTGCTCAGGATGC
The window above is part of the Deltaproteobacteria bacterium genome. Proteins encoded here:
- a CDS encoding FAD-dependent oxidoreductase; this encodes MQPLRLIVIGNGVAGITAARTVRALRQDAEITVISDESPYFYARTALMWVYMRQLSRAALEPFERRLWREERLELVHDRVVALDVARRTVTLESGATRSYDRLLLATGAEPARFGWPGQELSGVQHFCTLSDLAALEALRPRVERAVVVGGGLIGIELVELLLHDRVAVTYLIREPWYWDLVLSRDEAGLVHTLLREHGVELLLEDLPEELLGDDRGQVRELVTRAGRRLPCQLVGLATGVRPRIALAQAAGLPCGQGILVDRTLRTSVPEVYAAGDCAEIALEPDGRTLVQKLWYTAQRQGEAVGRVLAGLDAPYDPGVPYGSAQFLFCDYLTVGWFPHAPYPPAAELLGRATAPRTVAELALREHVVRSPRTRASARIAYLENQQVLGFSLLGARWNAALLMRWIRERRPLPWVLEHLEEARFDEEFRRPPFPEGTSRA
- a CDS encoding homoserine kinase — protein: MHENDWLSVFAPATVGNVGPGFDVLGLALEQPGDTVRARKHGDRDVVLRQVSGGHSLPPQGAQNTAVVAACAVLELLGEPFGVELELHKGMPVGSGLGSSGASAAAAATAVNLLAGSPLSPAALIPACAEAERVACGSAHADNVAAALLGGVVLVRPDGHAVRLRTGLKLALALVTPAQELETRVARQVIPAAIPLGEVVANSAHLAQLVYGLAVSDAELLRGAIVDVIAEPRRAHLIPGFAEVKAAALGAGALGASISGAGPTLFSLCSDLTQAENVLAAMGAALDRAGRSYRGWVSRLADEGARRVRC
- a CDS encoding copper-translocating P-type ATPase, producing MGEEHPPRAEDPASAAPSSEKAPGVTTTDAPAARPAEGPASGGLATRFKVRKVVVSGVDGGAEAPLKPCCAHHAATPAAPPAVIPEGATVEYTCPMHPEVVRPGPDACPLCGMALEPKVITLEAPPNPELVDFRRRLAVAVLFTAPLVVLAMSHLVPALSLGWLAHGSRLGLVQLALATPVVLWAGWPFFARGWASLVNRALNMFTLIALGTGVSYLHSVLAVLAPQLFPPAFRDAHGRVGLYFEAAATITTLVLLGQVLELKARERAGNAIRALLKLTPPTARVLGDDGEERDLPLAEVHVRQRLRVRPGEKVPVDGVVLSGQSAIDEALLTGEPIPVEKGPGDSVTAGTLNGAGTFVMRADRVGRDTLLAQIVRLVAEAQRSRAPVQRLADRVAAYFVPAVMLASVATFAVWASVGPAPRLAHALVSAVAVLLVACPCALGLATPMSIMVAAGRGASAGVLIKDAAALEHLARVDTLVLDKTGTLTEGRPRLASALPLSSLPAAELLAWAGALELGSEHPLASAVVDAAKAQGVPLAELASFEARHGRGIVGTVKGRRVAVGNPALLAELSLDRDAGRSQAEALQQEGQTVLWVALDDAVVGLLGVSDPIKNGAREALAELRRDGLEVVMLTGDQELAAKAVADRLGITRVHAGVLPEEKAAHVRALRAAGRVVAMAGDGVNDAPALAAADVGLAMATGSDVALESAGITLLRGDLRAIVRARRLSQATLRNIRQNLFWAFFYNLAGVPLAAGVLYPLFGYKALLSPMVASAAMSFSSVSVIANALRLRRTKL
- the thrA gene encoding bifunctional aspartate kinase/homoserine dehydrogenase I, whose product is MIVMKFGGSSVADRARLAHVAELVAKQPGPVLVVVSALGETTDELLSAGEAAERGDAQAVARALELLGALHEGACEEPETRAEVGRLLAELASVLEGVRLLREQSPRTRALLSSFGERLSAPLLAAHLRARGRGAEAVDARSCVVTTEDYLGAEVLLGPTRAAARSRLRPLLERGLVPVVTGFIGATAAGVTTTLGRGGSDYSATLLANLLEASEVWIWTDVPGILTADPRLVKEARTLPQVSYREAAEMSYFGARVLAPRTILPAMQAGIPVRILSTFAPSEPGTVVGPTSPDAPAGVKTVTSIHDLALVTLDGRGMAGVPGVARRIFEASEAVSVNVVMISQASSEQTVSLVVPAADCERLERAIAQRFAAELASGAVERVVVDRPVAVTSVIGQGMAGTPGVSGKLFSALGNVGVNVLAIAQGASELSISVAVREPDAVRAVRAAHTAFGLTRVANLVVLGAGRVGRTFLGLLTETRRSLEAELGLELRLVGLASSGRWVVDHQGLDPAVAVTSLAQGESRPTDEELLAAIVSGRCTDVILVDLTAADTTELHARALSAGLHVVTANKLPLAGPLSAYRRLMGAARQAGVRYGYETTFGAGLPVLHTLQELVHTGDSLLSISGCLSGTLGFLCSRLQEGSRLVDAVESAREGGYTEPDPREDLSGRDVARKALIIARAAGILLEPEQVQLEPLVPGLEGGLSPALGRHAPHLAARVEEAAARGEVLRYVAAIGADGATVGLRNVPALGPLGQLQGPDNLLVFRTRRYDAHPLIIRGPGAGAEVTAAGVLGDVLKIARR